One window from the genome of Salvia miltiorrhiza cultivar Shanhuang (shh) chromosome 7, IMPLAD_Smil_shh, whole genome shotgun sequence encodes:
- the LOC130992659 gene encoding uncharacterized protein LOC130992659, producing the protein MYDNVGPQLGVPRPPNAQPNPFENSFYGASSGFIRGGLGAYGEKILGSSSEYVQSNISRYFSDPQYYFQVNDQYVKNKLKVVLFPFLHRGHWTRISEPVGGRLSYKPPIYDINAPDLYIPFMAFGTYLVLAGLSLGLHGKFSPEALNWLFAKGLVGWVFQVGLLKMTLLSLGSGEAPLLDMVAYAGYTFTGLSLAVFGRIFWSYAYYFLLPWTCLGMGIFLVKTMKRVLFAGYDSTRHHYLLLFIALAQFPLLVWLGNISLNWLF; encoded by the exons ATGTATGATAATGTTGGACCGCAGCTTGGTGTCCCTCGGCCACCTAATGCTCAACCAAACCCTTTTGAAAATTCGTTTTATGGTGCAAGTTCGGGATTCATTAGAGGTGGACTGGGTGCTTACGGAGAGAAGATTCTAGGATCTAGCTCTGAATATGTGCAAAGCAAT ATCAGTAGGTACTTTTCCGATCCACAATACTATTTTCAAGTCAATGATCAATATGTGAAGAACAAATTGAAGGTCGTTCTTTTCCCATTTCTACACAGG GGCCATTGGACAAGAATCTCCGAGCCAGTTGGTGGCAGGCTCTCTTACAAGCCCCCAATTTATGATATAAATGCCCCGGACTTGTACATTCCTTTCATGGCATTTGGTACCTATTTGGTTCTCGCTGGCCTATCATTAGGACTTCATGGAAA GTTTAGCCCTGAAGCCCTGAACTGGCTGTTTGCCAAGGGGCTGGTAGGCTGGGTTTTTCAAGTTGGCCTTCTGAAAATGACATTGTTGTCCTTGGGTAGTGGAGAGGCTCCTTTGCTCGACATGGTGGCGTATGCTGGATATACTTTCACGGGACTGTCTCTAGCTGTCTTCGGGAGAATTTTTTGGAGCTATGCATACTACTTCCTGTTACCGTGGACATGTTTGGGCATGGGGATTTTCTTGGTGAAGACGATGAAACGAGTCCTTTTTGCAGGTTATGATTCGACTAGGCATCATTATCTGTTGCTTTTCATTGCGTTGGCGCAATTCCCACTCCTCGTTTGGCTCGGTAACATCAGTCTTAACTGGCTTTTTTAG